The genomic interval AACTATAATCCAAATATTCATGGATCATTTTTATATTGTTAAAAATTCCATTTTAAATAAAAATAAATCAAGAAATGAGGATGATTGGCATGGGAAAAGTTTCATTACGTGGCGTTATTGATATGCATGTCCATTCAGCACCAGATATTCGTGAACGCGCCTACAGCGATTTTGAATTAATGGAAGCTGGAATCAAAGTAGGCGCAAGAGCAATTGTGATAAAATCCCATCACGGTACAACAATGAACCGTGCTTATTTAACCAATGCGCATAATAAAAAGCTCCATCAAAACGACAATAATTTTACGATGTTTGGCAGTATTACTTTAAACAATGCAATTGGTGGCTTAAATCCTATTGCGGTAGAAACAGGACTAAAAATGGGTGCAAAGATTGTCTGGCTTCCAACAACAAGTGCCGAAAATCATTTGAAAAAATACGGAAAATCAGGCGGTATTGCTTGTCTAAACAATGGTAAAATCGTCGAACCCCTAAAAGAAATCCTTAAAATGATAAAAGAGTATGATGTAGTTTTGGGAACCGGACATTTAGCGCCAGAAGAAATATTTCCTGTCGTAGATCAAGCAAAAACTATGGGGCTGAATAAAATTGTTATTACCCACCCTGAATTCTGGGTTGTTGGAATGTCACATGAAGACCAAATAAAAATAACCAAAGATTACGATGTCTATCTAGAAAGATGCTATGCACAACCTATGGGTGGCGGTATTTACAAAAGCAATCTTGAAGATAATCTGGCAATCATAAATAAAGTAGGTTATAAAAACATCATTGTAGATACCGATGGTGGTCAAGTAGAAAACCCGCACTGGGAAATTGCTTTAGAGACCTATATGCAATATCTCGCCGATCATGGAATTACCAACGAACAGTTGGAAGTAATGACAAAACGACTTCCAGCTAAATTACTAGGCATAACGAAATAATTCATACCGAAGGCACATTCACACTACAAGCAACAGGAGGCTTATTATGATTAGTTTCATTGTCGTACTCGCGATCGCTATTTCTATTTTTCTAGGGTATCGAACAAAAATTAATACTGGTTTTTTTGCTATTTTCTTTGCCTACCTAATCGGCTGTTTCTTTCTAGATTTAAAATCAGCTGACGTTATTAAGATGTGGCCAATTAGTATTTTCTTCGTTATTTTTGCAGTCTCACTCTTCTATAACTTCGCCCTGGTAAATGGTACTTTGGAAAAATTATCTGCGCACCTTTTATACGCTTGCCGTAGTTTTCCACAGTTACTTCCTTTTGCCATTTTCTTTGCCGCTACACTGATTGCCGGATTAGGTGCAGGATTTTTCACCGTTATGGCGTTTATGGCTCCTCTGACCCTTCTTCTTTGTGAAAAAACAGGTCTTAGTAAAACAGTCGGCGCAATCTCAGTAAATTATGGTGCCCTTGCCGGAGCCAATTTTATGACCAGTCAAAGTGGAATTATTTTTAAAAGCTTAATCGACGCCGCTGGCTTTGCTGACACTGCTTTTGCTTATACCACAACAATTTTTATTACCACCTTGCTCATTCCTCTATTTGTAATTTCGGGCTTTTTATTCTTCACTAAAAATGGTAAAGCATTTAATAAAACGATAACCATAGAAAAACCAAGTGATTTTGATCCTAAACAAAAAACAACTTTATCGCTTATTCTTTTTATGATGCTTTTGGTTTTAGCTGCACCAATTTTACATATTTTACTGCCTCATAGTAAAATGATTACTTTCATCAATTCAAAAATGGATATTGGATTGATTGCAATTTCTCTTTCGGTCGTTGCACTCATGTTAAAACTTGCTGACGAAAAACAAGTAATCGCGAAAGTTCCTTGGAATACTTTGATTATGATTTGTGGCGTTGGTATGCTTATTTCTGTGGCAATCAAAGCTGGAACAATCAATATTTTAGCTGGCTGGATTGGTGCAAATATACCAACTTTTTTCGTACCGATCGCATTATGCATCGTTGGCGGAATTATGTCATTCTTCAGCAGTACCTTAGGTGTCGTATGTCCGGCTCTTTTCCCTATCATCCCATCTATTGTCGAAACAACAGGCATCAATCCTATGTTGCTTTTCACTTGTGTCGTCATTGGTGCACAAGCAACAGCAATATCACCATTTTCTTCTGGTGGCAGCCTGGTATTGGGCTCTTGTAATAGAGATGAGGATCGCGACACTTTATTTTCTCAATTGTTATTCCATGCAGTCCCAACTTGTCTTATCGTCGCTACGATTACCAGCATTCTATTATTTTTCATCATATAATTACTTCGCGGCACTGCCTTCCACCAGTGCCGTGAAACTGTAAATCCAGCATCGTTTATTAAGCACTTTCTCATCGTTACAAAAACGTTAAAACTTTTTTGACCGTTTTTTAACAATTATTTAATATTTTCCCCCTTCAATACCTCTATAATGAAAAATAAGAAATCGAATTTTATACAAACTATTGAAAAGGAGCAAGAAATTGAATTTTATTGAAAATATTAAAGTAAGCTTTAAATTAGGCATCTTATTATTTACCAGCATTTTTTTTATGGCCATTATTGGCTACACTGGCTATCACTATCTTTCAAAATCAGATGCAAACATGAATTCAATGTACACTGAAAGATTAATTCCGGTCAAAATCGTCAACGAATGTGCAACAAACGTTAGGGGATCGTTAGGA from Massilibacillus massiliensis carries:
- a CDS encoding DUF6282 family protein, with product MGKVSLRGVIDMHVHSAPDIRERAYSDFELMEAGIKVGARAIVIKSHHGTTMNRAYLTNAHNKKLHQNDNNFTMFGSITLNNAIGGLNPIAVETGLKMGAKIVWLPTTSAENHLKKYGKSGGIACLNNGKIVEPLKEILKMIKEYDVVLGTGHLAPEEIFPVVDQAKTMGLNKIVITHPEFWVVGMSHEDQIKITKDYDVYLERCYAQPMGGGIYKSNLEDNLAIINKVGYKNIIVDTDGGQVENPHWEIALETYMQYLADHGITNEQLEVMTKRLPAKLLGITK
- a CDS encoding SLC13 family permease — protein: MISFIVVLAIAISIFLGYRTKINTGFFAIFFAYLIGCFFLDLKSADVIKMWPISIFFVIFAVSLFYNFALVNGTLEKLSAHLLYACRSFPQLLPFAIFFAATLIAGLGAGFFTVMAFMAPLTLLLCEKTGLSKTVGAISVNYGALAGANFMTSQSGIIFKSLIDAAGFADTAFAYTTTIFITTLLIPLFVISGFLFFTKNGKAFNKTITIEKPSDFDPKQKTTLSLILFMMLLVLAAPILHILLPHSKMITFINSKMDIGLIAISLSVVALMLKLADEKQVIAKVPWNTLIMICGVGMLISVAIKAGTINILAGWIGANIPTFFVPIALCIVGGIMSFFSSTLGVVCPALFPIIPSIVETTGINPMLLFTCVVIGAQATAISPFSSGGSLVLGSCNRDEDRDTLFSQLLFHAVPTCLIVATITSILLFFII